From a single Candidatus Abawacabacteria bacterium genomic region:
- a CDS encoding DUF1320 domain-containing protein, whose protein sequence is MYCTINDIINVIPECELIQLSNDDELATAVNEDVVNNAIEDAMSTINGYLMARYTLPLTEVPRLLRRYAVELAVINIHARRFTQNMPESITEREKFVIAELGKIQKGVVTLNIETLNDSVKVPDASSVAINKTEADRVFTKELLDRF, encoded by the coding sequence GTGTATTGCACAATTAACGACATAATCAACGTAATTCCTGAATGCGAGCTTATTCAATTAAGTAATGATGATGAGCTGGCAACGGCTGTTAATGAAGATGTCGTTAATAATGCAATAGAAGATGCAATGAGCACAATTAATGGTTATTTAATGGCTCGCTACACTTTGCCTTTAACTGAAGTACCCAGGCTATTAAGACGTTATGCTGTAGAGCTGGCAGTAATTAATATACACGCCAGGCGGTTTACACAAAATATGCCTGAGTCTATCACAGAACGTGAAAAGTTCGTTATTGCTGAGCTTGGCAAAATTCAAAAAGGTGTTGTGACCTTAAATATTGAAACGTTAAACGATAGCGTCAAAGTGCCTGATGCTTCCAGTGTCGCTATCAACAAAACCGAAGCTGATAGAGTCTTTACAAAAGAACTTTTAGACAGGTTTTAG
- a CDS encoding phage tail sheath subtilisin-like domain-containing protein → MPASYLHGVETIESIVGGRSINIVKSAVIGIVGTAPLYTVESANQSTNAMKLLLNDRDAAKYGGKRKTGWTLPAALQSIYAQGSCQVIMINVFDPTTHKTAILAESKTFANNIITLAHEGVSSVVVKSGETTYVVNDDYTVDAENGIITRVSTGDIGATATVTVDYSYQDPTKVDAADIIGTVDENGNRTGLKLFQEAYSKFGFKPKILVTPGFEATEVRTELETLAGKLRAICAVTAPIGTTVQGAIEGRGADGDINFYTSSKRCKLLFPHLKAYDSVSNAYINESYSAYWAGCMARQDIEKGYWWSESNRQIQGIVGVELDLTAEINDPDSEVNALNEAGIMTVFNSFGTGFRTWGNRSASFPSYTAIDNFTSVRRTADVIEESIEYYSLQHMDAPINDALIDDILQSVNGFLKTQIQRGSLIGGSAWYDPANNDKTELANGHLTINYKFLPPPPLERLTYEAAIDINLFRQLQAA, encoded by the coding sequence ATGCCAGCTAGTTATTTACACGGCGTTGAAACCATAGAATCAATAGTAGGCGGGCGATCAATTAATATCGTTAAATCTGCCGTTATTGGTATTGTGGGTACGGCTCCGCTCTATACCGTTGAATCTGCTAATCAATCAACAAATGCAATGAAATTATTGCTTAACGATAGAGATGCAGCTAAATATGGTGGGAAACGTAAAACCGGCTGGACTTTACCGGCTGCACTTCAATCTATTTATGCTCAAGGCTCCTGTCAGGTCATAATGATCAACGTTTTTGATCCTACAACACACAAAACAGCAATTCTGGCAGAATCAAAAACCTTTGCCAATAATATAATTACACTCGCTCATGAAGGTGTTAGCTCAGTTGTTGTGAAAAGTGGTGAAACAACTTATGTCGTCAATGACGATTATACGGTAGATGCTGAAAATGGAATTATTACCAGAGTATCTACTGGTGACATTGGTGCTACTGCAACCGTCACGGTGGATTATTCATATCAAGACCCAACAAAAGTTGATGCTGCCGATATTATCGGAACCGTTGATGAAAATGGGAACAGAACTGGTCTCAAGTTATTCCAGGAAGCTTATTCAAAATTTGGATTTAAACCTAAAATTCTTGTCACCCCAGGCTTTGAAGCCACCGAAGTTAGAACAGAATTAGAAACTTTAGCTGGAAAACTCAGGGCTATTTGTGCTGTTACCGCACCGATTGGCACGACCGTTCAGGGTGCAATTGAAGGCCGTGGCGCTGATGGCGATATTAATTTCTATACCAGTTCAAAACGTTGCAAGTTATTATTCCCGCACCTAAAAGCTTATGATTCTGTGAGCAATGCATATATCAATGAGAGTTATTCAGCATACTGGGCTGGCTGTATGGCCAGGCAGGACATTGAAAAAGGCTACTGGTGGTCAGAATCTAACAGGCAAATTCAAGGAATAGTAGGCGTTGAGCTTGATCTTACTGCTGAAATCAATGACCCTGACAGTGAAGTGAATGCTCTTAACGAAGCCGGAATTATGACAGTGTTCAATAGTTTTGGTACTGGATTCCGCACCTGGGGTAACAGGTCTGCTTCATTCCCGAGTTATACGGCTATTGATAACTTTACTTCTGTTCGCAGGACCGCTGACGTTATTGAGGAAAGTATTGAATATTATTCACTGCAACACATGGATGCACCTATCAACGATGCTCTCATTGATGATATTCTTCAAAGCGTTAATGGCTTTCTGAAAACGCAAATACAAAGAGGTTCTTTAATTGGAGGCAGCGCCTGGTATGACCCAGCAAATAATGATAAAACAGAGCTTGCCAATGGTCACCTGACGATTAACTATAAATTCCTGCCACCACCACCATTAGAGCGCCTGACATACGAAGCTGCAATAGATATTAACCTTTTCAGGCAATTACAAGCAGCATAA